Proteins from a genomic interval of Gemmatimonadaceae bacterium:
- a CDS encoding beta-lactamase family protein, with protein sequence MTPSAEWHRMPGRLLAGALLLATLAACGGTAETTTAPGSSTPPIDARTLPMYFPTATESWPTVSPTALGWDSVALTAALDWAGTQNSTAVLVTWRGRVVAERYWNGWTATTDSIIASASKSVLATLIGQLQAEGRVTLDAPVSQYLGAGWSRAPSTESRITVRHLMQMASGLNDSLQAVVAPGSRFYYNNPAYYQLFKVVVRATGQDINTATRTRLLAPIGSACSWRPNIDTGELGYILSCNTRDMARFGLLALNRGRWSGTRVVSDSTWIDQLWRPGPTDNVSYGMLWWLNGGSSYRLPGPYLLPTYAGMLIPSAPRDLVAALGKGDKKIYVVPSLELVVVRHGAEADVSGGNPLASSAFDEQLWQRLKVALRY encoded by the coding sequence ATGACGCCCTCTGCTGAATGGCACCGAATGCCCGGCCGGCTGCTGGCTGGCGCCCTGCTGCTCGCGACGCTGGCGGCGTGCGGCGGTACGGCCGAGACCACCACCGCCCCGGGGTCGTCCACGCCGCCGATCGATGCGCGGACGTTACCGATGTACTTCCCGACCGCCACCGAATCGTGGCCGACGGTCTCCCCCACGGCGTTGGGGTGGGATTCGGTGGCCCTGACTGCCGCCCTCGACTGGGCGGGGACACAGAACTCCACCGCGGTCCTCGTCACGTGGCGCGGCCGCGTCGTGGCGGAGCGCTACTGGAACGGGTGGACGGCCACCACCGACAGCATCATCGCCTCGGCCAGCAAGAGCGTGCTCGCCACGCTGATCGGACAACTGCAGGCCGAAGGGCGCGTGACGCTCGACGCCCCGGTCAGCCAGTACCTCGGGGCGGGCTGGTCGCGCGCACCGTCCACCGAGTCGCGCATCACGGTGCGGCACCTCATGCAGATGGCGTCGGGGCTCAACGACTCCCTGCAAGCGGTCGTCGCTCCGGGCAGTCGCTTCTACTACAACAACCCGGCGTACTACCAGCTGTTCAAGGTCGTGGTTCGCGCCACGGGGCAGGACATCAACACGGCGACCCGCACCCGCCTGCTCGCGCCAATCGGCAGTGCCTGCAGCTGGCGTCCCAACATCGATACCGGCGAGTTGGGGTACATCCTGAGCTGCAATACACGCGACATGGCGCGGTTCGGATTGCTCGCACTCAACCGTGGGCGCTGGAGTGGCACGCGGGTCGTGAGTGACTCGACGTGGATCGACCAGCTCTGGCGCCCGGGCCCCACCGACAACGTGTCGTATGGTATGCTCTGGTGGCTCAACGGGGGGAGCAGCTATCGGCTGCCGGGGCCGTATCTCCTGCCGACATACGCCGGTATGCTAATTCCGTCGGCGCCGCGTGATCTGGTCGCGGCGCTCGGCAAGGGCGACAAGAAGATCTACGTCGTGCCCAGCCTCGAGCTCGTGGTGGTCCGCCACGGAGCGGAAGCTGATGTCTCCGGAGGCAATCCGCTCGCCTCGTCGGCGTTCGACGAACAGCTCTGGCAGCGGTTGAAGGTGGCGCTGCGCTACTGA
- a CDS encoding ROK family protein: protein MPNSPSSQFVIGIDLGGTNIVVSAMSLDGSRLYGEASEPTLAREGADAVVARMARMVETCIETTVREGGVPRENILGIGLGAPGTVDRERGLVLVAPNLQWHDFPLVSKMTALTGLPVKIDNDANCATYGEWWLGAGRGGRNMIGITIGTGVGGGVIVDRRLYHGSTDAAGEIGHITVDLNGRQCGCGNYGCLEAYASGSAIAGRAREALARGESSILPGMVNGDLSLITAAIVYKAAAQGDAIALELVRDTAKFLGTGIANLLNIFNPDVVVLAGGVTQAGEALFGPLRTEVRRRAFKSVSDACRIVPGTLPGTAGVVGAVASFIAQTTGQPPA from the coding sequence ATGCCGAACTCTCCCTCCTCCCAGTTCGTCATCGGGATCGATCTCGGTGGCACCAACATCGTCGTCTCGGCGATGTCCCTCGACGGCTCGCGCCTGTATGGCGAGGCGTCCGAACCCACGCTCGCCCGCGAAGGCGCCGACGCCGTCGTGGCCCGCATGGCGCGCATGGTCGAGACGTGCATCGAGACCACGGTGCGCGAAGGCGGCGTGCCGCGCGAGAACATCCTGGGCATCGGCCTCGGCGCGCCGGGCACCGTGGATCGCGAGCGCGGGCTCGTACTCGTGGCGCCCAATCTCCAGTGGCACGACTTCCCGCTCGTGTCCAAGATGACGGCGCTCACCGGGCTGCCGGTCAAGATCGACAACGACGCCAACTGCGCCACCTATGGCGAGTGGTGGCTCGGTGCCGGGCGCGGGGGGCGCAACATGATCGGCATCACGATCGGCACCGGCGTCGGCGGTGGCGTGATCGTAGATCGCCGCCTGTATCACGGTTCCACCGATGCGGCGGGCGAGATCGGACACATCACCGTGGACCTCAACGGCCGGCAGTGCGGCTGCGGCAACTACGGCTGCCTCGAAGCCTACGCCAGCGGCAGCGCGATCGCCGGGCGCGCGCGCGAGGCGTTGGCCCGCGGCGAGTCGTCGATCCTGCCGGGCATGGTGAACGGCGATCTGTCGCTCATCACCGCCGCCATCGTATACAAGGCCGCGGCGCAGGGCGACGCGATCGCGCTCGAACTCGTGCGCGACACGGCCAAGTTCCTGGGCACCGGCATCGCGAATCTGCTGAACATCTTCAATCCCGATGTCGTGGTGCTCGCCGGTGGCGTGACGCAGGCCGGTGAAGCGCTCTTTGGCCCGCTGCGGACGGAAGTGCGGCGCCGCGCGTTCAAGAGCGTGTCCGATGCCTGTCGGATCGTGCCCGGCACGTTGCCGGGGACGGCCGGCGTGGTGGGCGCCGTGGCGAGCTTCATCGCCCAGACCACCGGCCAACCGCCGGCCTGA
- a CDS encoding ATP-binding protein, which translates to MTTVISVPPSLDEQSFEQVIEQLAPLPEDEKILVDARHARWASPYGLTALLCVAQSRQQLMGFAVPENPDTVSYWSRTGFFRYAAELYEMHGHVPRAREAHESDVLLEITPIVKSDDVHGVVGRIQQKAADILHGQLNLDTAVTGSFGMTLSESCQNIVEHAGLGGWVAVQTYKYTRRLGRRVVVIAVCDAGMGFRKSLESSPSHRHSDRWDDGMALEDAVLRAVSRFRHGDKGRGQGLAGIRRFIGRWSGKLSVRSGTARIAVTPEWDEDVPLQENLPFFPGSQMQIIIPERIGDSPVKARGALAASPRSWSVR; encoded by the coding sequence GTGACGACCGTCATCAGCGTGCCGCCCTCGCTCGACGAGCAGTCGTTCGAGCAGGTGATCGAGCAGCTGGCCCCGTTGCCCGAGGATGAAAAGATCCTCGTGGACGCGCGCCATGCACGCTGGGCCTCGCCATATGGCCTCACCGCCCTGCTGTGCGTCGCGCAATCGCGTCAGCAGCTGATGGGCTTTGCGGTGCCGGAGAACCCCGACACCGTGTCGTACTGGTCGCGCACGGGGTTTTTCCGCTACGCCGCCGAGCTGTACGAAATGCACGGGCATGTGCCGCGGGCGCGCGAGGCGCACGAGAGTGACGTGCTCCTCGAGATCACGCCGATCGTGAAGAGCGACGACGTGCACGGCGTGGTGGGGCGCATTCAGCAGAAGGCCGCTGACATCCTGCACGGCCAGCTCAATCTCGATACCGCCGTGACCGGATCGTTCGGCATGACGCTCAGTGAGTCGTGCCAGAACATCGTGGAGCACGCCGGCTTGGGTGGCTGGGTCGCCGTGCAGACGTACAAGTACACGCGCCGCCTGGGCCGCCGGGTGGTCGTGATCGCGGTCTGCGATGCCGGTATGGGCTTCCGGAAATCGCTCGAAAGCTCACCGAGCCATCGCCACAGCGATCGATGGGATGACGGCATGGCGCTCGAGGATGCGGTGCTGCGCGCCGTCTCGCGTTTCCGACACGGCGACAAGGGGCGCGGCCAGGGTCTCGCCGGGATTCGCCGGTTCATCGGGCGTTGGAGCGGCAAGCTAAGCGTGCGCAGTGGCACCGCGCGCATCGCCGTCACACCCGAGTGGGATGAAGACGTGCCACTCCAGGAGAACCTGCCGTTCTTCCCGGGGTCGCAGATGCAGATCATCATCCCCGAACGCATCGGCGATTCGCCGGTGAAGGCGCGGGGCGCGCTCGCGGCCTCGCCGCGGTCGTGGAGCGTGCGATGA